In one window of Tripterygium wilfordii isolate XIE 37 chromosome 1, ASM1340144v1, whole genome shotgun sequence DNA:
- the LOC119997461 gene encoding uncharacterized protein LOC119997461 isoform X1 yields MRFQQEDGYIVEGMRGERGGQPLIMHSVRCLLAIVTVVAMQAIGAAAVVVPGTNCYAIDNSSRLVDFSSWIGHAFEYDGKDSDLVVRFCKDVESRSQLGYVDFGRFDKFNYFVTGARPVDFVQGFYNGDLMNCEQSYDKRGRTAQVNIICGSCISGQCKGELGCICNVTYESTCRASVELAIPCEKPGPRIFEGFTVGYHPRSWEIVYNGMTQLGYEKPRHQYSFMTEQTHVVLYMTAITSLSTLVRKPTIKVFPENGLEVKLSGTGATGTPPTTLSPSMLIVDWRCDRAREMPYELNITIPIEGYEPIQFMLTKLCEHTQSEEEDSTKGWAIFGVSSCIFIVLSTLFCCGGFIYKTRVERLHGIDALPGMTILSACLETVSGEGHSYSRPEDLNSAFASEASWERPPVSARGTWRPSERKYGSV; encoded by the exons CAGGAAGATGGTTATATAGTCGAAGGAATGCGGGGAGAAAGAGGGGGACAACCATTAATCATGCATTCTGTACGTTGCTTACTAGCTATAGTCACAG TTGTTGCAATGCAAGCCATTGGGGCTGCTGCAGTGGTAGTGCCGGGTACCAATTGCTACGCGATTGATAATTCTAGCCGTCTTGTTGATTTT AGTAGCTGGATTGGACATGCTTTTGAGTATGATGGGAAG GACTCTGACTTGGTAGTCAGATTTTGCAAAGATGTGGAGAGTAGATCACAACTG GGCTATGTAGATTTTGGCCGCTTTGATAAATTCAACTACTTTGTTACTGGCGCTAGACCTGTTGATTTTGTTCAG GGGTTTTACAATGGTGACCTGATGAATTGTGAGCAGAGTTATGACAAAAGAGGACGTACAGCTCAG GTAAACATTATATGCGGAAGTTGCATAAGTGGTCAGTGCAAAG GTGAACTTGGATGCATATGCAACGTGACTTATGAGTCCACTTGCAG AGCGTCTGTTGAACTTGCCATCCCATGTGAGAAACCTGGTCCTCGGATATTTGAGGGCTTCACAGTTGGATACCATCCTCGATCATGGGAAATT GTTTACAATGGCATGACTCAGTTGGGTTATGAGAAGCCTCGCCATCAATACAG CTTTATGACGGAACAAACTCATGTTGTGCTTTATATGACTGCAATCACTTCCCTTTCTACTTTAGTACGCAAGCCTACCATTAAG GTTTTTCCAGAAAATGGGCTGGAGGTGAAATTATCAGGCACAGGGGCAACTGGGACTCCTCCAACAACTTTGTCTCCTTCAATGTTGATTGTAGATTGGAGAT GCGACAGAGCCCGTGAGATGCCATATGAACTTAATATCACCATCCCGATTGAGGGTTATGAACCAATACAGTTCATGCTTACAAAATTGTGTG AACACACACAGTCTGAAGAAGAAGACTCCACAAAAGGATGGGCCATATTTGGAGTATCATCTTGCAT ATTCATTGTCTTATCGACGCTGTTCTGTTGTGGAGGTTTTATCTACAAGACACGTGTGGAACGACTG CATGGTATTGATGCATTGCCTGGCATGACAATTCTATCTGCCTGCTTAGAAACC GTGAGTGGAGAAGGGCACAGCTACTCTCGACCAGAAGACCTTAATAGTGCTTTTGCCAGTGAAGCTTCTTGGGAACGCCCTCCGGTTTCAGCTCGAGGAACGTGGAGACCGAGCGAAAGAAAATATGGGTCAGTTTGA
- the LOC119997461 gene encoding uncharacterized protein LOC119997461 isoform X2, with product MRFQEDGYIVEGMRGERGGQPLIMHSVRCLLAIVTVVAMQAIGAAAVVVPGTNCYAIDNSSRLVDFSSWIGHAFEYDGKDSDLVVRFCKDVESRSQLGYVDFGRFDKFNYFVTGARPVDFVQGFYNGDLMNCEQSYDKRGRTAQVNIICGSCISGQCKGELGCICNVTYESTCRASVELAIPCEKPGPRIFEGFTVGYHPRSWEIVYNGMTQLGYEKPRHQYSFMTEQTHVVLYMTAITSLSTLVRKPTIKVFPENGLEVKLSGTGATGTPPTTLSPSMLIVDWRCDRAREMPYELNITIPIEGYEPIQFMLTKLCEHTQSEEEDSTKGWAIFGVSSCIFIVLSTLFCCGGFIYKTRVERLHGIDALPGMTILSACLETVSGEGHSYSRPEDLNSAFASEASWERPPVSARGTWRPSERKYGSV from the exons GAAGATGGTTATATAGTCGAAGGAATGCGGGGAGAAAGAGGGGGACAACCATTAATCATGCATTCTGTACGTTGCTTACTAGCTATAGTCACAG TTGTTGCAATGCAAGCCATTGGGGCTGCTGCAGTGGTAGTGCCGGGTACCAATTGCTACGCGATTGATAATTCTAGCCGTCTTGTTGATTTT AGTAGCTGGATTGGACATGCTTTTGAGTATGATGGGAAG GACTCTGACTTGGTAGTCAGATTTTGCAAAGATGTGGAGAGTAGATCACAACTG GGCTATGTAGATTTTGGCCGCTTTGATAAATTCAACTACTTTGTTACTGGCGCTAGACCTGTTGATTTTGTTCAG GGGTTTTACAATGGTGACCTGATGAATTGTGAGCAGAGTTATGACAAAAGAGGACGTACAGCTCAG GTAAACATTATATGCGGAAGTTGCATAAGTGGTCAGTGCAAAG GTGAACTTGGATGCATATGCAACGTGACTTATGAGTCCACTTGCAG AGCGTCTGTTGAACTTGCCATCCCATGTGAGAAACCTGGTCCTCGGATATTTGAGGGCTTCACAGTTGGATACCATCCTCGATCATGGGAAATT GTTTACAATGGCATGACTCAGTTGGGTTATGAGAAGCCTCGCCATCAATACAG CTTTATGACGGAACAAACTCATGTTGTGCTTTATATGACTGCAATCACTTCCCTTTCTACTTTAGTACGCAAGCCTACCATTAAG GTTTTTCCAGAAAATGGGCTGGAGGTGAAATTATCAGGCACAGGGGCAACTGGGACTCCTCCAACAACTTTGTCTCCTTCAATGTTGATTGTAGATTGGAGAT GCGACAGAGCCCGTGAGATGCCATATGAACTTAATATCACCATCCCGATTGAGGGTTATGAACCAATACAGTTCATGCTTACAAAATTGTGTG AACACACACAGTCTGAAGAAGAAGACTCCACAAAAGGATGGGCCATATTTGGAGTATCATCTTGCAT ATTCATTGTCTTATCGACGCTGTTCTGTTGTGGAGGTTTTATCTACAAGACACGTGTGGAACGACTG CATGGTATTGATGCATTGCCTGGCATGACAATTCTATCTGCCTGCTTAGAAACC GTGAGTGGAGAAGGGCACAGCTACTCTCGACCAGAAGACCTTAATAGTGCTTTTGCCAGTGAAGCTTCTTGGGAACGCCCTCCGGTTTCAGCTCGAGGAACGTGGAGACCGAGCGAAAGAAAATATGGGTCAGTTTGA
- the LOC119997043 gene encoding 50S ribosomal protein L7/L12 produces the protein MRYFRLISPQLSRIQKTLSQKPYLSLPLSIQSKLESPVVTRGFTSSAQEQRPEPSKSVAAIVDELSGLTLLEVADLTEVLREKLDIKEMPTMAVMMPGMSFAPGAAGAKSAAKPGGAEVAAEKTAFDVKLEAFDAAAKIKVIKEVRTFTDLGLKEAKDLVEKVPTLLKKGVPKEEAEKIIAKMKEVGAKVSME, from the coding sequence ATGAGGTATTTTCGTCTCATTTCTCCACAGTTATCACGGATCCAAAAAACCCTATCTCAAAAGCCTTACCTCAGTCTTCCACTCTCAATTCAATCGAAGCTTGAATCTCCGGTAGTCACGCGTGGCTTCACATCTTCAGCACAGGAACAAAGACCTGAACCATCCAAGAGTGTAGCCGCGATAGTGGACGAACTTTCTGGTCTCACACTGCTCGAGGTCGCTGACCTCACGGAGGTCCTTCGAGAAAAGTTGGACATCAAGGAGATGCCGACTATGGCGGTCATGATGCCGGGGATGTCTTTTGCTCCTGGAGCAGCTGGAGCAAAGAGCGCTGCTAAGCCCGGTGGCGCGGAGGTAGCTGCAGAGAAGACGGCGTTTGATGTGAAGCTTGAAGCGTTCGATGCTGCAGCTAAGATCAAGGTGATTAAGGAGGTGAGAACGTTCACGGATTTGGGATTAAAGGAGGCCAAGGATTTGGTGGAGAAGGTGCCCACTCTTTTGAAGAAGGGCGTTCCGAAAGAGGAGGCTGAAAAGATTATTGCGAAGATGAAGGAGGTTGGCGCCAAGGTTTCTATGGAGTGA